A region from the Candidatus Zixiibacteriota bacterium genome encodes:
- a CDS encoding sigma-70 family RNA polymerase sigma factor yields the protein MLVDKEEFKFIVAKQSLKYRDEDRSLDLYLREIGETPLICADEEVRLAKQIKLGSKMALEALTKANLRFVVSVAKGYQNQGLSLADLINEGNIGLIKAAKRFDETRGFKFISYAVWWIRQAILQALAEQSRIVRLPLNRVGTLHKIGKISSSLEQGLGRVPSPDEIARVLDLSEMEVSDTLKISNSHLSLDAPFSVSEDNSLIDILEDEFQPAPDEELLDHSLKLEIEKALDTLTPREAEVISLYFGLNHEKALTLEEIGARFSLTRERVRQIKEKAIRRLRHASRSRSLRAYLN from the coding sequence ATGTTGGTTGATAAAGAGGAGTTTAAATTCATCGTGGCTAAACAGTCTTTAAAGTACCGCGACGAAGACAGGTCGCTTGACCTGTACCTCCGCGAAATCGGGGAGACCCCCCTAATCTGCGCCGACGAGGAAGTCCGACTGGCAAAACAAATAAAGCTCGGGTCTAAAATGGCTCTCGAAGCATTAACAAAGGCCAATCTGCGATTCGTCGTCTCGGTCGCCAAAGGGTATCAGAATCAGGGCTTATCACTCGCCGATCTCATTAATGAGGGGAATATCGGCCTCATCAAGGCGGCCAAACGATTTGATGAAACCCGGGGCTTCAAGTTTATCAGCTATGCCGTCTGGTGGATTCGCCAGGCGATTCTGCAGGCCCTGGCCGAACAGAGCCGTATCGTCCGACTCCCTCTGAATCGGGTCGGAACCCTGCATAAAATCGGCAAGATCTCCAGTTCTCTGGAACAGGGTCTCGGGCGGGTACCATCTCCCGATGAAATCGCCCGGGTATTGGACCTTTCGGAGATGGAGGTCTCCGACACGCTGAAGATATCTAACTCGCATCTGTCGCTCGATGCTCCTTTCTCGGTCTCCGAGGATAATTCGCTTATCGATATTCTCGAAGATGAGTTTCAGCCGGCGCCGGATGAGGAACTGCTCGACCACTCGTTGAAATTGGAGATCGAAAAAGCGCTGGATACGCTGACTCCTCGCGAGGCCGAGGTCATCAGTCTTTATTTTGGCCTGAACCATGAGAAGGCTTTGACACTGGAAGAGATCGGCGCCCGCTTCTCTCTGACCCGCGAACGGGTCCGGCAGATTAAGGAGAAAGCGATTCGGCGGCTGCGCCATGCCTCGCGAAGCCGCTCGCTAAGGGCCTACCTGAATTAA